The Bacillus horti sequence AACCAGCATCATTCATTTCAACATTAGGCGTTTCGTTTTTAGCCACAGAGTAAGCAATATCCTCTGTTAGTTTGTGAGGCACACTTTTGGAATCGAGGAAGACACTTTCGCTTGAAAGCAAATGAGTATCGAAGTTTTCAAATCCATAATCTAAAAGCATTTGCATGTCCCTGTACATCGAGTCTGTCGTAGCTGCCTGTAAGGTGACTGCAATATACGCTGAACCATCTCGCTCTGCCGATCCTACAAGGGTTGGTCCTGACTGATTGACAAATCCATTCTTTACTCCAGTGGCTCCCTCATAATTATTGAGCAAACGATTATGATTATATAGAGTTGTAGCCCAGCTTTCTCCTATCCACTCCATCTCATAGGTGCCCACGATTTGGCGAAAAGCATCATTCTGCATAGCATATTTCGTAATCATAGCCATATCAAAAGCCGTTGTATAGTGATCTTCCGCAAATAAACCATGAGGGTTTGAAAAATGCGTGTCCTGTACACCAACTGTTTCTGTTAAAAAGCGATTCATTCTTTCAGCAAACAGCTCCTCAGATTGATCCATATGCTCAGCAATTGCTGTCCCTGCATCATTTCCAGAATTAATGAGCAATCCTTGTACGAGCTTCAAAAGTGTAACCTGTTCGCCTTCTTCAAGATAGACTCTTGTCCCATCCACATTTCTTGCCTTTTCACTTACAGTAACAATGTCGTCTAGGTTCCCTTGTTCAATAGCTATAATTCCTGTTACAATCTTTGTTATGCTGGCTGGGTACATTTGCTGTGAGGCATTTTTTTCGTACAGCACTTGTCCGGTATTGGCATTAACTAAAATGGCTGTCTGACTAGTCAGTGGTAAATCTTGAGCGGCAGTAAAATGTCCTACCTCTGAAAGTGTTAGCTTTTTTTCTGCTTGCTCTGCTTGAACTCCTCCGTGTTGCAGAAACAATACACTAAGCAATAACATGATAAATGACAGATTACGAATATTATCATTCCTGCTTGTCCACTTTTTTCTCAATGTCATCCCTCTTATCTGAAGTATGCCGCTACGGAATACCATTTATTTGTTCGTTACACCGAGGTAGAGCTCGTTTAACAGCTTGCGTTTTTCTTCAATGTAATGCTTATAGCTTTGGTTGTACGCTCTAGGCTCCTTCGGATTAGCAAACCTAGTAATCTTACCAGTCAGCGGATGTATGAATTTACTGGATGCCCCGCATCCCAAGCCCAAGATCGTTTGCTTTTCCTCCATGATCATAATATTATAGATGCTTTCTTTTCCTGGTAACGCATAGCCTACGTTTTCCAAATTACCTAGGATGTTTTTCTGTCTATACAAGTAATATGGCTCATAGCCTTCAGCAGCTGTCCATTTAGAAGCCATCTTCATCATTTGAATAACCTCTTCACGCCCGGCCACCTTATATTTTTCTTTGTTCTTTGTCATTGTTGAAGCACGCTTAAAGGATAATGTATGAACCGTTAGGGACTCTGGTCTAAGCTCCCTTGTTTTTTCAAGTGAAAGCTCAAGCTCAGCCAATCCCTCTCCTGGTAAACCAATAATTAAATCCATATTAATATTCGATAGACCCATTGAACGAGCCAGTTCATATTTCTCAATCGTTTCTTTTACCGTATGATGTCTGCCTATAGCGTCTAATGTTTCTTGCGTATAGGATTGTGGATTAATACTTATACGATCAATATTGTGCTTTCTTAACACGTTGATCTTATCAGGCGTAATTGTATCTGGACGTCCTGCCTCAACCGTTACCTCACGAACTTTTTCCATAGCAGGAAAATAACGATACATCTGCTCATAAAGAGCATCCATTTGCTCCGCTTCAATACTTGTAGGTGTTCCCCCACCAAAATAAATCGTTGTAATTCCGATATTGTTCTCCTTTAACCAATTACCCATTTCCTGTATCTCAAGATGAAGCCCTTCTAGGAAAGTACCAACAGAACCTTGCTGCCCTTTAATATCATAGGCAGGAAACGTACAGTAGGCACATTTCGTCGGACAAAAAGGAATTCCTATATAAATGCTGATTTCATTTTCTAAATGATGTAAATCTGGTACGACAGCAAGCTGACGATCAATAATCTGTTGCATAAGCTGTACTTTTTCAGAGACTATTTGATAGTCATGAATGAGCTCTTGCCTAGCTTGATCTCGTTCTGTGCCCCGAAAGAGCTTTTGGTGCAACAGCTTAGTTGGTCTTATACCTGTCAGAATCCCCCATGGCTGCTTTGTTCCAGTATACTCCTCTAATGCCTGCAATAAAGTATGGTTGATCACTCTCTTATACGCTTTTTGAAAAGCTTTTTCTCGCTCTTCTTCAAGCACATCTGAAAAGGCAAAGTCCTGAGAGTAACTCCCCTTAACTATTCGTGGATTGTTTGTGTTTTTTACCGTAACGTTTCCTTCCAAAGATAGGTTTTCTCTTTCTTTGTCCCAGGCTTCGTTGAACTCAAAATAAAGATGAATATCCTTATCTGGCTCACCTTGTAAATTCTCTTGCTTATCCTCATCACGAATTCGAGTATTACCGCCCTGCTCCTGTCCATTATGAAGATCCTCATAAATATTTGTGGAATCTTCAAAGAAAAGCTGTAAAAGAACATCTACAGTTCGCTGATAAAGTTCTTGAATTCCTTGAATATAAATTTTCATATAAAGCTCCCTCTTCTATTAAAAATCTGTGTCTTCTCTGCTTGTCCATTAAGCCAGCAAAGACCTACAGATAGCTTTTCCAAGTCTATACAATCAAAATCGCTACACTTAGAAAGTGTAGCGAAAATCCCTTATTTGGTCAATTCTTTGGTCATTTTCTTCTTATCCATTAACCTTACGCACGGTCAGTGCAGGGGTATCCTTGCGTAATTGACAGCCTTCTAATTCCTCCTCCGCTAATAAGCCAAGAGTAACAGCAGCATTAATTCTATCTGCATTCGGCCGACGAATGGTCTCAATACAATCGTGAAGCTGCAGCTCTTCTAGACGACTTACCGTTTTCTCTTGATCATAGGTCATAGACGTACGAATTTGTCGTTGAAGCTGAATGTCGCCGAATAATAAGCTACTCTTTTCATTTTCCCCTACTAACTGATCTAAGGAGCTGTGAATTTCCTTCTTAAGCTCAGCTAATTCATAATCAATTCCTTTTGCTTGCTGAGTGAGCTCATAAAAACGCTGCACGGTCTCCTCCGATAAAATACTCACTTTTGCATTTTTCTGCTTGGTCATGAAGATCTCTCCTATGCTTTTTTAACATACTTATGTAGGAGACTCTGGATTATGATGATTCATTTTAAACCATATGGGCTGATAGTCTACCCAACCAAGGTCATTTAGTGAAGCTCCTTGAACATGCTCGGGGAATTCAGCCGTTTGCTCCCACTGATAGAATGGAAAAAGAATATATTCATGAATTAACTGCGCTTCTATTTTATTAAATTCTTTTCTGCATTGCTCTTGATCAGGGCTAGTGAGAATGATCTTAAGTCGCTCCATAATAGAAATGAACATAGATGTTCCAGCTAAGCACTTTTTCACAATGCTCTTCTCCTGTGTCAGGATACATAGAAACGTCCACATAGGGTCATAAGTCATCCATTGCTCCCCAATAAAAAGATCACCTTTTGACAGAGCATCTGCTGAATACATATCTAAATAAGGGACGATTAAAACCTCCAATT is a genomic window containing:
- a CDS encoding D-alanyl-D-alanine carboxypeptidase family protein, with translation MRKKWTSRNDNIRNLSFIMLLLSVLFLQHGGVQAEQAEKKLTLSEVGHFTAAQDLPLTSQTAILVNANTGQVLYEKNASQQMYPASITKIVTGIIAIEQGNLDDIVTVSEKARNVDGTRVYLEEGEQVTLLKLVQGLLINSGNDAGTAIAEHMDQSEELFAERMNRFLTETVGVQDTHFSNPHGLFAEDHYTTAFDMAMITKYAMQNDAFRQIVGTYEMEWIGESWATTLYNHNRLLNNYEGATGVKNGFVNQSGPTLVGSAERDGSAYIAVTLQAATTDSMYRDMQMLLDYGFENFDTHLLSSESVFLDSKSVPHKLTEDIAYSVAKNETPNVEMNDAGYLDVWGDGDRKLFEVEILPVDTSSVERKQNMKISGHANSVEEAAHNHAVRSNDSNLMPIVHGAWWVTVILYALFLLLIAYLLIRKKRRQKRERFRRIPY
- a CDS encoding coproporphyrinogen III oxidase, producing MKIYIQGIQELYQRTVDVLLQLFFEDSTNIYEDLHNGQEQGGNTRIRDEDKQENLQGEPDKDIHLYFEFNEAWDKERENLSLEGNVTVKNTNNPRIVKGSYSQDFAFSDVLEEEREKAFQKAYKRVINHTLLQALEEYTGTKQPWGILTGIRPTKLLHQKLFRGTERDQARQELIHDYQIVSEKVQLMQQIIDRQLAVVPDLHHLENEISIYIGIPFCPTKCAYCTFPAYDIKGQQGSVGTFLEGLHLEIQEMGNWLKENNIGITTIYFGGGTPTSIEAEQMDALYEQMYRYFPAMEKVREVTVEAGRPDTITPDKINVLRKHNIDRISINPQSYTQETLDAIGRHHTVKETIEKYELARSMGLSNINMDLIIGLPGEGLAELELSLEKTRELRPESLTVHTLSFKRASTMTKNKEKYKVAGREEVIQMMKMASKWTAAEGYEPYYLYRQKNILGNLENVGYALPGKESIYNIMIMEEKQTILGLGCGASSKFIHPLTGKITRFANPKEPRAYNQSYKHYIEEKRKLLNELYLGVTNK
- a CDS encoding host-nuclease inhibitor Gam family protein; the encoded protein is MTKQKNAKVSILSEETVQRFYELTQQAKGIDYELAELKKEIHSSLDQLVGENEKSSLLFGDIQLQRQIRTSMTYDQEKTVSRLEELQLHDCIETIRRPNADRINAAVTLGLLAEEELEGCQLRKDTPALTVRKVNG